The genomic DNA GCATCGACCATCGCATATCCAAGAGAACCACAGGTAGCTTTTCCTTTGGTTCCATTCGCATTTCCATAAGCGTCTGAACTTGGTGCACCTAAGAAAGCTACATCAATATGGATATCGCCTGCTGCTACTGCCCGTGCCCGGCCACCATGTGAACGAATCACCACAGGATTTTCCATGATACCTGCTGAAATAGCGGCGCCTACTTTATCTCTCAAACCTGAAGAAGTAATGTTGGTGACTACTCCATTTTTAATGTGTTCGATCAAAGGTTCATGAACATTTGCAATTGAACTAGGTGCAATCGAAATGTTTTTCAGCCCCATGGCGGCAATCTCGGCTAAAACTAAATTCATCACATAGTCTCCTTCACGGAAATGGTGATGGAAAGAGATGGTCATGCCATCTTTCAACCCTGTTTTTTCAATTGCTTCACGAATACTTCCTAAAAGTTTTGTCTCCCGAGGTTTCACTGGTTTAATTGCTCGGCTCGCTTCTTGATAAGCATCAATGTGTGCTAATTCTCCTTCATAAATGCCATATTGCTCTGCATAAGATTGAGGAATGTCTTTGCCTACTTTATTTACTACCATGTCTATATTTCCTCCTCGGTAATTAATTTAGCCGCCAATGCTAACGCAATGACCCGTTCAGCTCGTTCAACAATTGGTTTATCAACCATTTTTCCATTTACGGAGATAACACCGGAACCTTTTGCTTCGGCTTCCCGAATGCCCCAGATTACTTCCTTAGCATTCTGGATTTCTTTTTCTGTTGGCGCATAAATAGTATTAACTAATGGGATTTGACGAGGGTTAATCACCGATTTCCCATCGAAACCTAGCTGTTTAATCAAACGAACTTCGGCTTCAAAGCCTTCCGTATTGTCTACATCTGAATAGACCGTATCAATAGCTGCAATCCCAGCTGCTCGAGCGGCATGTAAAATCATGCTACGAGCAAAGAATAGTTCTTGGCCATCTGGATGGCGCCGTGTTTTCATATTGGTAACATAGTCTTCGGCGCCTAACGCGATGCCAATCAAGCGAGTTGAACTTTTGGCAATCGCGAGCGCATTTAGAACACCTTCAGCCGATTCGATAGCAGCCATCATTTTCGTTGTTCCTACGGGAATGTCATTTTGCTGTTCTACTTCTGTAATGACTGCCTCGACATCAATGATATCTTGGGCTGTTTCTGTTTTTGGTAAACGAATCACATCGACACCAGCTAAGACCATTGCTTCAATATCTTCTGCGCCACCGGCATCTAAAGCATTGATCCGAACAACAATTTCAATATTGCCATAATCGAAAGTTTTCAAAGCAGAATGGACTAAAACACGGGCAGAGTCTTTTTCTTTTAATGAAACTGCATCTTCTAAATCAAACATGATTGAATCTGCCCCATACAAAGGTGCATCTCTTAGCATTGCTGCGTTCGCTCCAGGGACAAACATCATTGTTCTTCTTAAACGTTCCATGAGTCCAACTCCTTCCAATCATACGTTTCTTTTTCAGCGCCTCGATGTAAAACTGTAATCATCCGAGCTTTGATTGTACAATCTAATGCCCCTTTATCAATCGCCTTGACCGCAACGCCTTGGACATCTAAATGTTCCAAAGTTGTCGTAATCACCTGACGAATTTGATTGCCAAATTGTTTTTCGACACTACTTTCTAATTCAATGGTATTTTCTGTTGATTCAATGGGTTGGATGGTAATCATAATATCACTTGATTCTACTGTCCCTGCAGTAGCATTTTTGATAATCTTCACTTTCTTCACCTCATTAGTTTCTTGTGTTCTACTAAGTATTGATAACTTGTTGCTGGTAAAAACTTCTTGAGTGTCTCTTTGTCGCCTTCAGCCATCGCTTTGCGAACTTTCGTCGCACTAATCAGCTCTCCATCACTCGCTAATCGCGGGACAATGGTTAGCGTTATCGTTTGTCCGAAAACTTGTTGCATTGCTTGATTGTAGACAGCGGTCACTTCTGAATAAGGCTCTTCTCCCACATAACGTTGCTGAATTTCGAGTATTGGCGCAATTCTTTCTTTAAATAACGTTGCATCAAGCGTTGCTTGAATTGCAGCTACCTCTAATGGCGCTTTTTCTTTCAAAAAATAGGTAGGAAAAGTCGCAGACGAAACTAAGTAATCTTCTGTAGATAGGACTGTCACATTGGGTAAATGGGCGACCCCTTTTTGCACCATTGCGAAACGTGCTTCTTTTGAAAATAGCGATTTATCTTCAGATAAAACAAACACATAAACGTGTGGACTTTCTTTGGCTGCTTTTTCGACTAAGTACTGATGGCCTTTCGTAAAAGGATTTGCATTCATGACAATGCTACTGGCTGGCCCTGCTTTTTTATGCTGTGTCAGGTAACCAAGATAATCGGCAAAATCTGGTTTGCCTTGCTCCATAAATAGCACCTCTTGGTTCGCAACCACTTTTTGAAAGCCTAGCGACTGAAAAATTTGTTCATTTTTTGGTTTTGTATACAAAAAACTGTGTAATTGGTTTTCTTCTCTCAGTTTTTCAAGTAGATGAACCACCAATTGGGTTAACAAATTTTCAGATTGATATTTTTTACAAACGGCCACGCACTTAATCGTTTTGCCTGAAAGCGAGCCAGAGGCGATTAATGCTGTGTCATCATATATGCCAACGGTGTAATCAAGTGCTTCTGTCGTTTGCAATTCGGCTTTTTCCATTAATTCGCGCCAAGCTTGATAAGCTTTTTTATCTTTTTGCAACCAGATTCTTTTCATTGTATATACGCTGCTCACAGCAATAACCTCCTTTATTTTTTAATTGGAAATAATTTTGTTAGTAATTTAGATGCTAGATAAATGATAAATAAAACAACGAAAACGCCGCCCCAACCAAAACCTAACAGTTCAAAAGCAATTTTTAAATCTTCCATGTTAACAGACATGTATTCGTTCTCCTTTCCGTCCTATGTTAAAAAGGCTAATAGTAAGCCACCAGCAATTACAGAAGCGATTTGTCCTGAAACGTTGGCACCAGCAGCATGCATTAAAATAAAGTTTTGTGGGTCTTCATCTGTAGCCATTTTTTGAATGACCCGACTAGACATTGGGAAAGCGGAAATACCCGCAGCACCAATCATGGGATTGATTTTTTCTTTTCTAAATAAATTCAAGAATTTAGCAAAAAGCACGCCGCCGACTGAGTCCATAATAAAGGCGACTAACCCTAAGCCAATAACCATCAATGTATCGACTTTTAAGAACTCTGCATAGTTCATGCTAACGGAAATAGATAGTCCTAGCAAGATACTAATAATATTTACCAATTCATTTTGAGCTGTAATGGATAAACGATCCAAAACGCCACATTCTCTTAATAAGTTCCCAAACATTAAGAAACCAACTAATGGTAATGACACCGGCGCAATTAACCCTGCGACAATCGTAATAACAACCGGGAAAAGAATTTTCGCTGTTTGAGAAACTTCACCGGCCCGATAAGTCATACGGATACGACGTTCAGCTTTCGTCGTCACTGCTTTAATCGCTACTGGTTGAATAATCGGAACTAACGCCATGTAGGAGTAAGCGGCAACCATTATGGCCCCCATGTATTTTGAATGTAAGGTATTTGCTACGAAAATAGACGTTGGACCATCAGCGGCACCAATAATCCCAATCGAAGCAGCATCGTTTAAATCAAAACCTAATAAAACAGCCATAATAACTGTAAAGAAAATCCCAAACTGTGCAGCGGCACCAAACATCAACATAAACGGATTTTGTAACAATGGCCCGAAATCAATCATTGCCCCAATCCCAATAAATAATAATAACGGGAATAACTCTGTTTTTATTCCAAAATCAAAAAGAACATTAAACGGACCTGGCTCGCCG from Enterococcus faecalis includes the following:
- the citE gene encoding citrate (pro-3S)-lyase subunit beta — protein: MERLRRTMMFVPGANAAMLRDAPLYGADSIMFDLEDAVSLKEKDSARVLVHSALKTFDYGNIEIVVRINALDAGGAEDIEAMVLAGVDVIRLPKTETAQDIIDVEAVITEVEQQNDIPVGTTKMMAAIESAEGVLNALAIAKSSTRLIGIALGAEDYVTNMKTRRHPDGQELFFARSMILHAARAAGIAAIDTVYSDVDNTEGFEAEVRLIKQLGFDGKSVINPRQIPLVNTIYAPTEKEIQNAKEVIWGIREAEAKGSGVISVNGKMVDKPIVERAERVIALALAAKLITEEEI
- the citC gene encoding [citrate (pro-3S)-lyase] ligase, which gives rise to MKRIWLQKDKKAYQAWRELMEKAELQTTEALDYTVGIYDDTALIASGSLSGKTIKCVAVCKKYQSENLLTQLVVHLLEKLREENQLHSFLYTKPKNEQIFQSLGFQKVVANQEVLFMEQGKPDFADYLGYLTQHKKAGPASSIVMNANPFTKGHQYLVEKAAKESPHVYVFVLSEDKSLFSKEARFAMVQKGVAHLPNVTVLSTEDYLVSSATFPTYFLKEKAPLEVAAIQATLDATLFKERIAPILEIQQRYVGEEPYSEVTAVYNQAMQQVFGQTITLTIVPRLASDGELISATKVRKAMAEGDKETLKKFLPATSYQYLVEHKKLMR
- a CDS encoding sodium ion-translocating decarboxylase subunit beta, with the translated sequence METLIQGVIGMGQEPGRIVMMLIGGLLMYLGIKKEYEPTLLVPMGLGTILVNFPNSGVLSAGGEPGPFNVLFDFGIKTELFPLLLFIGIGAMIDFGPLLQNPFMLMFGAAAQFGIFFTVIMAVLLGFDLNDAASIGIIGAADGPTSIFVANTLHSKYMGAIMVAAYSYMALVPIIQPVAIKAVTTKAERRIRMTYRAGEVSQTAKILFPVVITIVAGLIAPVSLPLVGFLMFGNLLRECGVLDRLSITAQNELVNIISILLGLSISVSMNYAEFLKVDTLMVIGLGLVAFIMDSVGGVLFAKFLNLFRKEKINPMIGAAGISAFPMSSRVIQKMATDEDPQNFILMHAAGANVSGQIASVIAGGLLLAFLT
- a CDS encoding OadG-related small transporter subunit, which gives rise to MSVNMEDLKIAFELLGFGWGGVFVVLFIIYLASKLLTKLFPIKK
- the citD gene encoding citrate lyase acyl carrier protein; this translates as MKIIKNATAGTVESSDIMITIQPIESTENTIELESSVEKQFGNQIRQVITTTLEHLDVQGVAVKAIDKGALDCTIKARMITVLHRGAEKETYDWKELDSWNV